The following is a genomic window from Pseudophryne corroboree isolate aPseCor3 chromosome 3, aPseCor3.hap2, whole genome shotgun sequence.
gtgttaccagcccagagatctgaccagtctcctccccacactctctggtgtatctcatacatcagaagccatcagcccctattatactcctgctctccgctcacatcatgtcactgtgtgttaccagcccagagatctgaccagtctcctccccacactctctggtgtatctcatacatcaggagccatcagcccctattatactcctgctctccgctcacatcatgtcactgtgtgttaccagcccagagaaaattgaccagtctcctcctccccacactctctggtgtatctcatacatcaggagccatcagcccctattatactcctgctctccgctcacatcatgtcaccataTTGATAGTAGTCACTCCAATGCAATACATCAACCGCTGTGCCTTCCTCTCATAcctccaccgattgtgcaagttgacccacttaaaaagctgagagaggtctgtaattaccatcataggtacacttccacTGTGAGAGACAatatctggaaaaaaaatacccaggaATTCACATTCTtgaatgatttttaaacaatttacttgtatattctggtggaaaataaatatttggacacctaccaagcagcaagatttctggctctcacagactcttctatcctccactcattacctgtattaatggcacctgttttaactggttatctgtataaaagacacctgtccacaccctcaaacagtcagactgctacctctccaccgtggtcaagaccagagagctgtctaaggacaccagggacaaaattgtagagctgcacaaggctgggatgagctactcgacaataggcaagcagcttggtgagaagagatcaactattGGCGCAATTAtttaaaaatggaagaaatacaagatcactgacagtcTCCCTCGAtccggggctccatgcaagatcccaccttgtggggtatcaatgatcttgagaacggtgaggaatcagcccagaactacacggggggacctggtcaatgacctcaagagagctgggtccacagtcacaaaggttaccattagtaacacacttcgTGATGGAtttaaatcctgcagcacccgaaaggtccccctgcttaagccagcacatgtccaggcccgcctaaagtttgccagtgaccatctggatgatctagaggaggattgggagaatgtcagATGAGAacaaaatctaactttttggttaaactccacttgccgtgtttggagggagaagaatgatgaatggcatcccaagaacaccatacccactgtgaagcatgggggtggaaacatcatgctttggggctgcttttctgcaaaggggacaggacgactgatccatattaaggagaggatgaatggggccatgtatcgtgagattttgggcaaaaacctccttccctcagtaagagcattgaagatggaacgtggttgGGTCTtcaagcatgacaatgaccccaaacacaccacccgggcaactaaggagtggctccgtaagaaacaTTTCACGGTCCTGGAGtggtctagccagtctccagacctcaacccaatagaaaatctgtggagggagttgaaagtctgtgttgcctggcgatagccccaaaacatgacagatctagagaagatctgcatggaagagtgggccaaaatgcctgctacagtgtgtgcaaacctggtcaagaactacaggaaacgtttgacctcagtaattgccaaccgaggttatattacaaagtattgagttaaactttttgattgtccaaatatttatttcttctgcggggtacactgggctccacaaggattgacattgggatgtagagtaggatcttgatctgaagcaccaacaggctcaaagctttgactgttcccagaatgtacagcaccacctccgtgcacagaagctcagttttgtagttggtgcttgcagtgagcaggcatacaacaggggggctgctccagcagccctgagaagaagctttttgaagaaaaaaaagacttcaagggctgcagcagaggcactgtctgtgCTAGATGTCagaagacatctcctgctgcagctccatcactcccccagcggcgctgtacactcccgcaccctggttaccGGGTACTTATAGCGGAGGCTCCGGATTTTCTTCTGGATAGTCgcacacacgaccgctgctctcctggattgcgtggccacACATAGGGAGGAGGTAAGTTGGTTTCCCCGGCGGGACCCGCTCTTTGTCGCGGTCATGCGTGGTTGgttggaggcgggccgcgcacgctggcatggacactgtggcagtacagggaccccactagaccaccagggcatgggcgcaggtcggttttctctcataaaaccgtttatttcagcccacagtacccgatggtgaagtccagcagggggataaggctttaacctgtagcccctcccccagccccagggcgccatttagagtaaatgttcccgccctggagctgcatctctttccccctcactccctgtcagtgtttgggcgccattacacagagcagcactatTCCTGGGATTGTTTGGGAATATCCTCCTCTGcagagccgcctgcatgtcagcgctgtgcattttacaggacacttaagtattctacatgtctgctgacagtgttaagaaaaagtgcatttagccaGGGTTatctagtacaagtaccctgtgatatacatccagtctttactgtgcattgttatatatatatcttatatatagcTATATTAAATGGCTAGTCCATTGCAGTATTATTGCCagtcataacttctgcattgtacaatgtgactatgtgtgtgtgcatctagctgctgtgtgacctccatttcttgtatctcactcagattgctatctctatattctataacctgtgggggctaggtgcgtcaggtttgatatatatatatatatatatatatatataatatagggttcacaggatatactctgtatttttctctgtgatatttagtcaccatatctctcctgaattctctgttgtgctgatacactgcgcaggggttctggtcaggtattgtgctgctgatattgtactgtgttgccttgcattgagctctaTAATATGTCTGCTACAAAGGGCTACTgtgctggagctgatcccacagtgaGTGGTGGTGACgcagcagacacatttgaggaaaacatagcagctgtgggttctggttctgggggttctttgcccccaagtgggactgtgcAACGGAGGTTcagaatgacccaccgtgggctaccttctccacgctactgaatacgctggtaactaaactgacgccccctatgggacctcctgtgccagtacaaccgttcatggtccccgcggttaatccgccatgggcagatcaactgtccactcagttacagcaattgaatgacTCACTGACTACTAAGAAGTCTAACCTTCGCCCAccgaagaccaaggggtcctctaagcagaccattacttcctcacaatccacctcgTCTGATGATGATGGTGTTTATACTGACcagacagattctgatcctgatgcttctgatggggacgtTGTTTCacgggtggatgttcctgatttattggaggctatcagtctcattcttcagattactgatgacccggagcctgccgttgcttctaagaaaccggatagattcaaacgtcagaaggtggttaaacaagttttacctcattctgaccatctggttgacatacatcaggagacatccccGCCGTGGATTCACATATGGGGCGGatggtggtctcctcagctctacctattactaccgtcacgtctctgaaagagccaacggataagcgtgtggagggttgtctaaaggcgatttacaccctagcaggtgctgcgcatcggcccactattgcagcgacatgggctgcagaagctattgaagcatgagcccaggagttggaagctgaaatctcttctgatcaTGCTcgacaatgcttgtcgtatattgtgACAGCTTGtcattatgttaaggaggcggcttctgatgccggtattctggtggccaaggcttctactacgtctgtTCTGGCCCGCCGGATTCTATgcctgcggtcctggtctgtggatctagactctaagaaaaccctggaggttctctcttttaagggagacatccttttcggagaaaACCTCAACAAGATTGTGTCTGActtggcttctgctaaaacagcctgtctgcctagtactgccccttcggtgccgaaggctaaaagtacttcctttcactcctttcgtccttcagggaaagctaaGGGTCAAGCGTACCCCAAACAGGGTCACACTTCCAAACCcggtaagcccaaacccaaacatgcctgggctgcccgtcagcctgcttccaaaacctggggcGGGCCTCCcgctggaggatcccagggtggggtgggggctgaattctagggtatacccaggaatggttgaagaccacttccgatgcctgggtacgggaattcGTTACTCGACGTTACGCCATATCTTTCAAAAATCGTCcacctcattgattttgcctgacacgtctcttcggatcaggtgaaggcaaaaactcttcattcggtggtacagaccctcctggatacaggagtggtggtacaggagcctctagctcagagagacatgggccctcattccgagtcgttcgctcgttctttttcatcgcatcgcagtgaaaatccgcttagagcgcatgcgcaatgttcgcactgcgactgcgccaagtaattttgatatgaagaaaggatttttactcacggctttttcttcgctccggcgatcgtagtgtgagtgacaggaaatgggtgttactgggcggaaacacggcgttttaggggcgtgtggttgaaaacgctaccgtttctggaaaaaacgcaggagtggccggcgaaacggtgggagtgcctgggcgaacgctgggtgtgtttatgacgtcaaaccaggaacgacaagcactgaactgatcgcagatgccgagtaaggttgaagctactctaaaactgctacgaggtttgtgatcgcaatattgcgtatacatcggtcgcaattttaagatgctaagatacactcccagtaggcgtaggcttagcgtgtgtaactctgctaaaatcgccttgcgaccgatcaactcggaatgagggccatggggtactattcactgctgttcctagtcccgaaaccgaatgggtcctcccggcccattctaaacctcaaggcattgaacaattttgtgagggtctccaagtttcgtatggaaactcttcgctgtgttgttctggccttggaacctggggattatatggtatccctggacatacaggatgcttacctgcatattcccattgcagtttcGCATCTGCTATACCTGAGGTTttcagttggcaacctccattaccaatttcgggcgttaccttttggtttgaccactgctccacaagtcttcaccaaagtcatggtggtAATGATGACTGTActacgccatcaaggggtcaggatcctaccgtacctggacgacttgttgatccttgcAAATTTCCCAGATATTCTCCTATGTCATCTACATCTAactgtccagtttctgcaaacccacgggtggctcgtcaactggaagaaatcctccctggtccctgttcagagcatggtgcacctgggggcattgttggacactcacaaccagtggttgttcttgtctcagtagaaagtcctgaagcttcaggacaggattcaatgcttcctatctcgtccgcaagtgtcgatacatgcggcaatgcaagtgctaggtctcatggtgtcggcatttgacatggtggagtatgctcaattccattctcgccctctgcagtagCTGATTCTTGCAAGGTTGGatgacctgcctcaccggatcaggtctcacatgatgtcCTTGaatgtccgtctgtcactgagctggtggctccaggaccaacgattgagcaggggtcgtcccttctggatctccaaccagGTCCTgctgaattgccagtgcgtccacgaatgctgcttgaggatccccttgttcttgctccgaagaccagaaccttgtgatcgtgtcgagacgccatcagatccacgtctggaaggccccacctgtccatgaggagttgaaacacttctggatggaggccccactctccggcgtgtacgtactgatgactgagaaagtccgcttcccagttcaggacccccagaatgaatattgccgatatggctggtagatgatgTTCTGCCCACtggagaatccgtgatacttccctcattgccatgcggcttcgagtgccgccttgatgatttatgtatgccaccgtggtggcgttgtccgactgtacttgaacaggtctgttctatattaaatgctgggccagggtcaatgagttcagaaattgcttcagtcaggagtagtcattccagttcctcctgcacaacgaggacagggtttttactccaacctgtttaaagttcagaagccaaatgggtcatttcgaaccattctcaatctcaaactgctgaacaaatacatttgggtacctctgttgcacatggagaccttacgttccatcattttggccatagaTCCTGGGGATTAtgattacctacatgttcctatagcactgtcccatcagtattatctcaggttcgctatcctccaacataattttcagttccaggccctaccttttgggttagccacagcccccagagtatttaccaagattatggtggtaatggtaaCTTATCTCTGACAGCAGGGgataatttttccatacctcaacgatcttttaatcctggtacagtcgcaggaattgctcctatgtcatctgcaacagccaTGTATCTGCAGaaacatgggtggctcataaattgggcaaaatcgtctttggttccgtcacagcggatgactcacttgggggctgtactggatcaaatcttcagagagtaatgttacctctgaacaagatatccaaggttcagtcaaggatccaggacttgctacacagtcaaaaggtatccattcatgcagcaatgcgtgtgatgggtttgatggtgtcaacaatgGACATGGTGgattatgcacaattccactcgaggcctctgcagtgcCTGAGTCTTGCCAAATAGAATGGGCTGCATTAGATGATAAAATctaagactatggttcttacgatagaagtaagtaggccattagcctggtggctacaggcatcccatctggacaaggggagacccttgtggatatcagattgggaaactctGACAACGAATTCCAGTCTCCAGGTCTGGGGAGGAGTGTCAGGAAGGTCGTGTTTCTAGggtcaatggaccaaggaagaaggttgcctgccaataatcatattggaacttcgggccatatacatggcactgattcagtcaaaggacattctttggggaaaaccagtccagatccactcggacaatgtgacggcagtagtgtaccttaACCATCAGGGAGAAAGCaaagaaggaggtaagtcacatactaaagtgggcagaacttcatcttccagccttgtccgcagtattcgttccgagagtcctaaactgggaagcggactttctcagtcgacacgccatttggGCAAGCGAATGGCTCTACACCcacaggtcttccagactctagtagacaagtgggggttgccagagatagctctcatggcatcccgtctgaacaacaaagtgctcgcatacgggtcaagatcaaaggatcccagagcgatctttgtggatgccctgtcggttagatgggactttcatctggcttatatgtttcttccaatcaccctattaccaagggtggtgagaaagataaagcaaggaaagggtgccgagaTAGTAATAGCTCCAGCCtgtcccagaaggcattggtacacagatctgcagataatgtcgatggatgctccatttctgctccctcaacgtccagatctactgatgcaaggtccttgttatcacagacatctggatcggctgtctttgacggcgtggctcttgaaacctctatcctgatgtccaaaggattctcacaacaagtaattcaaactatgcttagagaaaggaaaccttcctcagctcgcatttatcaccgaatatggcaaacctattttCATTGGTGTAGTAAACAGAAAATGGactctaagtctttcagagtttccagggtcttagcattccttcaggcaggaatggataaaggtttgaaggtggcttccttgagagtgcaagtgttggcattgactgtatggttccaaaagaaaattgccaacttacaggatgtgcatacttttttccagggaatgctgcacattcaacctccttttgttcctcctacagttctTTGGGACTTacatctagtcctgaaagcccttcaagttgccccatttgaaccacttaataaagtggatcttaaatggttgacagctaaagttctctttctactggctatggcgtaagctagaagagtgtcagatttaggggcattgtcaggtCGTTCcccatttatgattttttttttaaatccagataaagcagttctaagaactagatctgggtatcttccgaaggtggtgtctaaattccaccttaatgaagaaattgtagtcttgGCATTCCAGGTaccaggcctttctgcgggagatgcattgctggacgtggtccgcgcattaaggatctacgtggatcgtaccagtgctatcagacagacagattctctcttcattttctatggatttcacaagagaggatggccttctgataagcagacactggcaagatggctacggatgacgatttcagaagcatattctcaagctgatctccctgttctggctaatgtctctgctcactctacttgtaaggtaggtccatcatgggcagcacaacgtggttctTCAGagtagatatgtaaggcagccacatggtcttccattaacacattcattagacattatgccatggatacctttgcctctcatgacgctgaactcgggtgaaggattctcctttcCAATCAGGAGCattcccaccactaaattgctttgggaaatcccattgttatcctgtggataatctgtggacccttccCGGAgagatatacgttatggtaagaacttaccgttgataacggtatttctcctaagtccacaggatccacaggggtcccaccctgaaacACCTGATTtgtggatccttttactcactaacctcttcattcttgtacggaagggtgtgcatgtgtgtttttatCACCTGATTAggactatctatgatgctcctgccttgagctttggaatacaactcatttgcctgagccaggaggcggggatatatggacgggcccgttgcatgctgggaggccagaaagctttgaccgattggtgcaaatccgctgtcgcttcatcatatctcaTTGTGATCCtgtagacttaggagaaataccattatcaacggtaagttcttaccataatgtacatTTCACATGTTTCCCCCAATATAGAACCTGCTTTGGTACATCTCATTAGTTGTTACATGATAATTTTGTTACTCTGTAGAACTCCATGGTAGCCCCATATATCCCTCCCTTCTATGTGTTTATATTTTGTAGAAAAAGCTGTGGAAGTCACTTCAGACAAGGATGGTAGAGCGGTCAGGGATAGACCTTCTGGGATGTGAACTTTTACCTGTATCTCATGGGGAAGAGGCTTTTTCCCCCTAGTTATGGCTGCTGTATAGTTCTTCCAGTAACATAATTTGcttatatgtatattttattcccTGTAGGTGAATGTAACAGAAGAAATATATTGGCTGAACGTCCCATTGTATCTCCAGATTGTGAAATTGAAGCTAAAGACATCATGCGAGATTCTCTGGAAGACCATGTgatcccaattatacatccagtacctcacagtgcagatatatcaTCTCTTACCTGTAATCATGAGGAATTTTCACCTGATACCTCAGATATTGGTCCATCTATCACAGCTCTTAGAGTAGATACGTCATTTCCTAATGATGCACATGACATATGTTTTACTCAGAGCACGAagattattacccatcagccacccaagacaggtgagaggccatttccatgctctgagtgtgggaaatggtttacatacaaatcacaacttgttaaacatGTGAGATGTCATACAGGTGAgacaccatttccatgctctgagtgtgggaaatgttttagactcAAGTTAGCTCTTGTTaggcatgagagaagtcacacaggtgaaaagccatttccatgctctgagtgtacaAAATGTTTTACTCGGAAGTCGCAGCTTGTTCAACATGTGAGATGtcatacaggtgagaggccatttacatgttctgagtgtacaAAATGTTTTACTGAGAAGTCGAAGCTAGTTCAACATGTGAGATGtcatacaggtgagaggccatttacatgttctgagtgtgggaaatgttttagaatcAAAGTAGATCTTGTTAGGcatgagagaactcacacaggtgaaaagccattttcatgttctgagtgtgggaaatgttttacacgcaaatcacatcttgttgtgcATGAGAGACATcatacaggtg
Proteins encoded in this region:
- the LOC135054562 gene encoding gastrula zinc finger protein XlCGF26.1-like, with amino-acid sequence MSPSSVFPGLYRGESQDPTGGSGECNRRNILAERPIVSPDCEIEAKDIMRDSLEDHVIPIIHPVPHSADISSLTCNHEEFSPDTSDIGPSITALRVDTSFPNDAHDICFTQSTKIITHQPPKTGERPFPCSECGKWFTYKSQLVKHVRCHTGETPFPCSECGKCFRLKLALVRHERSHTGEKPFPCSECTKCFTRKSQLVQHVRCHTGERPFTCSECTKCFTEKSKLVQHVRCHTGERPFTCSECGKCFRIKVDLVRHERTHTGEKPFSCSECGKCFTRKSHLVVHERHHTGERPFPCSECTKCFSHKSQLVIHERSHTGEKPFPCSQCGKCFTHKSQLVEHLRIHTGEKPFPCSECRKCFKHKSHLVTHQRSHTGEKPFPCSECGKCFTRKSYLAVHERHHTGERPFPCSECTKCFNHKSQLVIHERSHTGEKPFPCSECGKCFAQKSSVIEHKRTHSGEKPFTCSECGKCFAQKSAVIEHKRTHSGEKPFTCSECGKCFTHKSYLVRHQRIHK